A part of Pseudobdellovibrionaceae bacterium genomic DNA contains:
- a CDS encoding M23 family metallopeptidase — MIVKLKAHTINSLKCVLALTLKSNLNFTADKLQTLMSLVLIAILSGSCATAPKEGDPRYFKPYDTENAYNTWTSPTDPNVTLTQKFKPPKNPRHRGVDLAGKSGQPIYAARAGTVVYAGQKFQGYGKMLLVEHDSSWTTLYSHLSQFKVRSGDTVKQGQIIGLMGRTGRASGVHLHFEVYYNKIPQDPLKIVPMKYKTR; from the coding sequence ATGATTGTTAAACTTAAAGCTCATACTATAAACTCCTTAAAATGTGTTTTAGCACTTACCCTAAAGTCTAATCTAAATTTTACAGCTGACAAGTTGCAAACTCTCATGTCCCTAGTTCTTATTGCAATCTTGTCAGGGTCTTGTGCCACCGCGCCTAAAGAAGGCGATCCTCGATATTTTAAACCTTATGATACAGAAAACGCCTATAACACTTGGACATCTCCCACAGATCCCAACGTGACATTGACGCAAAAATTTAAACCTCCTAAAAATCCCAGACACCGTGGAGTGGACCTTGCGGGCAAATCAGGGCAACCCATCTATGCGGCAAGAGCAGGTACAGTGGTTTATGCAGGGCAAAAGTTTCAAGGGTATGGGAAAATGCTTTTAGTGGAACATGATTCCTCATGGACCACTTTGTACTCGCATTTAAGTCAGTTTAAGGTTCGTAGTGGTGACACCGTAAAACAAGGCCAAATCATTGGTTTAATGGGACGTACAGGACGAGCCTCAGGTGTGCATTTACATTTTGAAGTGTACTACAACAAGATCCCACAAGACCCTTTAAAAATTGTACCGATGAAATATAAAACCAGATAA
- the lipB gene encoding lipoyl(octanoyl) transferase LipB, giving the protein MAVGQELQKEKQDLQDMDSAYILGCEHEAVLSVGRSLWKDYEERRSDWDIRDHDMDMYLVSRGGKLTIHNPGQLTIYPIMNIKKLQMGIKDYLEFLFKVTQKTFLGYGIKTEIDFEKNYGMYIESKKIVSAGLSYSQGWVGQGLSINLQNDLEIFKTIDVCGMSCMQMTSAQKLGYDITPAHFFTSWLKNFSDSAELKI; this is encoded by the coding sequence ATGGCTGTGGGGCAAGAGCTGCAGAAGGAAAAACAAGACTTACAAGATATGGACTCGGCTTACATACTGGGCTGTGAGCATGAAGCTGTCTTAAGTGTGGGGCGAAGCTTATGGAAAGACTATGAGGAGCGCAGATCAGATTGGGATATTAGAGATCATGACATGGATATGTATTTGGTTTCTCGTGGTGGAAAATTAACAATCCACAACCCAGGGCAACTGACCATTTATCCTATTATGAACATCAAAAAGTTACAGATGGGGATTAAAGATTATTTAGAGTTTTTATTTAAAGTGACCCAAAAGACCTTTCTTGGTTATGGAATCAAAACTGAAATTGATTTTGAAAAGAACTACGGGATGTACATTGAAAGCAAAAAAATAGTCTCTGCAGGGCTCTCTTACTCTCAAGGTTGGGTGGGGCAGGGCCTTTCTATAAACTTACAAAACGATCTTGAAATCTTTAAAACCATTGATGTTTGCGGAATGAGCTGCATGCAAATGACGTCCGCACAAAAATTGGGTTATGACATTACGCCTGCACATTTCTTTACAAGTTGGCTTAAGAACTTTTCAGATTCGGCAGAACTAAAAATCTAA
- a CDS encoding PilZ domain-containing protein, giving the protein MQVYFTSQEIRLLSQIWYLKCGQRWMGPYSYPELSLMILSKSITRHQYVRSNLEDNWKKITEYTCFSQKFIENFLYNYSPRKEIAQIRSHIRIELQSHPIVIIHNGKVLNAKCLQLSAGGARVEIPYGEVALNDEVKVHVPFNSKFKLKSFNSRAVILRQEKLSIVDGKNHSETFSIQFVGLRAKYKKQILRFVQKKVNHIYRQMKTFEALESQIDFVNLGLRRSDFMRVNSEDNPIILAG; this is encoded by the coding sequence ATGCAAGTATATTTTACTTCTCAGGAAATACGTTTGTTAAGTCAGATTTGGTATCTTAAGTGTGGGCAGCGCTGGATGGGCCCTTACAGTTATCCTGAACTTTCGTTAATGATCTTATCAAAAAGTATCACCAGACATCAGTATGTGCGTTCTAATCTGGAAGACAATTGGAAAAAGATTACGGAGTACACTTGTTTTTCTCAAAAGTTTATTGAAAACTTCTTATACAATTACAGCCCTCGTAAAGAGATCGCACAAATTCGTTCTCATATTCGTATTGAATTACAATCCCATCCCATTGTGATCATTCATAATGGCAAGGTTTTAAATGCCAAATGCTTACAGCTTAGCGCAGGGGGTGCGCGTGTGGAAATCCCTTATGGAGAAGTGGCACTTAATGATGAAGTGAAGGTCCATGTTCCTTTTAATTCCAAATTTAAATTAAAATCTTTTAATTCTAGAGCTGTGATTCTAAGGCAAGAAAAATTAAGCATTGTAGATGGTAAAAACCACAGTGAAACTTTTAGTATTCAGTTTGTGGGGCTTAGAGCCAAATACAAAAAACAAATTCTTCGCTTTGTACAAAAAAAGGTGAATCACATCTATAGACAGATGAAGACCTTTGAAGCTTTGGAATCTCAGATCGACTTTGTCAATTTAGGTCTACGTCGCAGTGATTTTATGCGCGTGAACTCTGAAGACAATCCCATTATTTTAGCGGGATAA